Part of the Bradyrhizobium sp. AZCC 1721 genome, CAAAAGAGCCGTTCTCCGGGAGCACGAAGTAAGCCGTAAAGCCATTGCGCAGGGAAGGCCGGGATGCTCCCGCTGTACCTGTATGCTCGTGTGCGTTTTTCATGCGCAAGCAGCACACGAGACCGCGGGTGCAGCCAGCACCCGGTCTTCCCTGCGCCCTCTGAATGAGAGGGCGGGAAATGAAAAGCAAATCTCGGGCGCGTCGTGCCGCGAGAACGCGGAGTCATATTTTGTATCGCGACTATCTCCATCTCCGTCGTCCCTGCGAACGCAGGGACCCATACGCCCCGGCGGGTGTTGTCTTGGGACGATGATCGACGGCTTTGCTTCAACAATGCAGATCTGTGGTTATGGGTCCCTGCGTTCGCAGGGACGACAGCTACACCGGCAGCGCAATCGAATACTTCACCTGGCTCAGTGCAAAACTCGACTCGATCGAAGCGATGCCGTCGAGCCGCGTCAGCTTGGTCTTCAGGAACGCTTCATAGGAGGAGAGGTCGGCCGCCACGACGCGCAGGAGGTAGTCGCGATTGCCGGTCATCAGATAGCACTCCAGCACTTCGTCCCACTTCGAGATCGCTTTGGCAAAGCGGTTGAGGTCTTCCTCCTTCTGCCGCGCCAGCTTGATCGAGATGAAGACGCTGACATGGAGCCCCAACGATTTCTGGTCGACGGTCGCGATGTAGCGGGTGATGACGCCGCGCTCTTCCAGAAGCTTGACGCGGCGATGGCAGGGCGACACGGACAGGCCGACCTTGTCGGCGAGCTCCTGCATGGTCATGCGGCTGTCGGATTGCAGCAGGGCAAGAATCTTGCGGTCGATGGCGTCGAGGGAGGGCATTGGGATGAACTCAGGGTTTGGAGGCGGATTGTGGGAAACTATCCCAATATCGGGCGGTATGTCGCAGGAAATTGAGAATTTTGGTAGCCCACCGCCCGCTAAAATCGGCGCATACTGAACGCCTCCGGAGCATGGCCATGCCGATCGAGCCCGCACGCCTGGAAATGCTGACCGCGCTGGCGCGCAAGGTTTTGTGGTTGTCGTCATGGACCATCCATCACGCCAATCACGTCAGGCCTAACGTCGATGGTTTGAAGGTCGGTGGACATCAGGCGTCATCCGCCTCGCTCGCCAACATCATGTCGGCGCTGTATTTCTCAGCGCTACGGCCGCAGGACCGCGTCGCGGTGAAGCCGCATGCGAGCCCGGTGTTTCACGCCATCCAATATCTGTTCGGCCACCAGACCCGCGACAAGCTGGAAAATTTCCGCGGCTTCAAGGGCGCGCAATCCTATCCGTCGCGCACCAAGGACGCCGACGACGTCGATTTCTCCACCGGCTCGGTCGGCCTCGGCGTCGCGCAAACCCTGTTCTCCTCGCTGGTGCAGGATTACGTCACTGCCCACGGCTGGATGAAGGTGCGCCCCGAGGGGCGGATGATTGCGCTCGTTGGTGACGCCGAGATGGACGAGGGCAATATTTTCGAGGCGCTGCTCGAGGGCTGGAAGCATGCGCTGCGCAACACCTGGTGGGTGGTCGACTACAACCGCCAGAGCCTCGATGCGGTCGTCCGTGAAGGGCTGTGGTCGAAGTTCGAGACGATGTTTCGCAATTTCGGCTGGGAGGTCGTGATTGTGAAATACGGCCGCCTGATGCAGGCGGCATTCGCCGAACCCGGCGGCGAGGCCTTGCGGCGCTGGATCGACAATTGCCCGAACCAGATGTACGCCGCGCTATGCTTCCAGGGCGGCGCGGCGTTTCGCAAGCACTTGCAGGACGACATCGGCGATCAGGGGCAGGTCTCGCAACTGATCGACCGCCGCAGCGACGACGAATTGCTGGCGCTGATGTCCAATCTCGGCGGACACGACATGGCCAGCATGATCGAGGCGTTTGAATCGATCGATCACGATCGGCCCGTCTGCTTCATCGCCTACACCATCAAGGGCGTCGGCCTGCCAATGCAGGGCCACAAGGACAACCACGCCGGCCTGATGACGGTGGCGCAGATGGAG contains:
- a CDS encoding Lrp/AsnC family transcriptional regulator translates to MPSLDAIDRKILALLQSDSRMTMQELADKVGLSVSPCHRRVKLLEERGVITRYIATVDQKSLGLHVSVFISIKLARQKEEDLNRFAKAISKWDEVLECYLMTGNRDYLLRVVAADLSSYEAFLKTKLTRLDGIASIESSFALSQVKYSIALPV